One genomic region from Haladaptatus caseinilyticus encodes:
- a CDS encoding Nramp family divalent metal transporter — MNIIDRLQSIGPGAMVAAAFIGPGTVTTASVTGAKFGYALVWTIVFSIIATIVLQEMSARLGVVSRRGLGEALKEQFDNPALSTISIALVVSAIGIGTAAYETGNILGGAAGLEGVTGISANIWGPLMGLCAGALLWTGRYKLIEKALVFLVGLMAVSFVIDAIIIGPDLGSLAMGFVPSVPEGSTFLITGLIGTTVVGYNLFLHAGSVQERWAGPDELGESRADTILSILIGGAITIAILVTAAAAFPVGTQISDVSQMAEQIEPLAGPQATFLFGIGLFAAGFTSATTAPLAGAYATAGALGWDTDLKSTKFRAVWGSILLIGIVFSGLGYSPVQAIVFAQVANGILLPIVALFLIYVMNDRDILGKYVNSTAQNVVGVVVTLIVVWLGLRSLYGVAQSLGVL; from the coding sequence ATGAACATTATAGATAGGCTACAATCCATCGGGCCGGGCGCGATGGTCGCGGCGGCATTCATCGGCCCCGGAACGGTAACGACTGCGAGCGTGACGGGTGCGAAGTTCGGTTACGCCCTCGTCTGGACCATCGTGTTCTCCATCATCGCCACCATCGTCCTCCAGGAGATGAGCGCCCGCTTGGGCGTCGTCTCGCGCAGAGGTCTCGGCGAAGCGCTCAAAGAACAGTTCGACAACCCCGCACTCTCCACGATCAGCATCGCGCTCGTCGTGAGCGCGATCGGCATCGGGACGGCGGCCTACGAAACCGGGAACATCCTCGGCGGGGCCGCCGGACTCGAAGGCGTCACGGGAATCAGCGCGAACATCTGGGGTCCATTGATGGGCCTCTGTGCTGGCGCGCTGTTGTGGACCGGGCGCTACAAACTCATCGAGAAAGCGCTCGTTTTCCTCGTCGGACTCATGGCCGTCTCGTTCGTCATCGACGCGATAATCATCGGTCCCGACCTCGGTTCCCTGGCGATGGGATTCGTCCCGAGCGTCCCCGAAGGCTCGACCTTCCTCATCACGGGCCTCATCGGAACCACCGTCGTCGGCTACAACCTCTTCTTACATGCCGGTAGCGTCCAAGAGCGGTGGGCCGGGCCGGACGAACTGGGCGAATCGCGCGCCGACACGATACTCTCAATTCTCATCGGGGGAGCCATCACCATCGCCATCCTCGTCACCGCGGCGGCGGCGTTCCCGGTCGGTACCCAAATCAGCGACGTGAGCCAGATGGCGGAACAGATAGAACCGCTCGCCGGACCACAAGCGACCTTCCTGTTCGGGATCGGTCTCTTCGCCGCCGGGTTCACGAGCGCGACCACGGCACCGCTGGCCGGTGCGTACGCCACGGCTGGTGCGCTCGGCTGGGACACCGACCTCAAATCGACGAAGTTCCGCGCCGTCTGGGGGTCCATCCTACTCATCGGTATCGTCTTCTCCGGGCTCGGCTACAGTCCCGTGCAGGCGATCGTCTTCGCACAAGTCGCGAACGGTATCCTTCTTCCCATCGTGGCCCTCTTCCTCATCTACGTGATGAACGACCGCGATATCCTCGGAAAGTACGTAAACAGCACCGCACAGAACGTCGTCGGCGTGGTCGTCACGCTCATCGTCGTTTGGCTCGGTCTTCGCTCGCTCTACGGCGTCGCACAGAGTTTGGGGGTACTCTGA
- a CDS encoding ribbon-helix-helix protein, CopG family: MTNRITVSLDDDAQTALDNLVGQADKPQSELVRQALTFYAANYDAATADAGENLEAYHQMLSSGEHVLLDVDFLHCFLDYVENETGEPNPDFLEQADKVSEYHAREYEHRFDTLGELLDWLSLCGFLTVRATRGNTYHVVFPTESVKWFMMRFIELSTARLPFELEIEEGVSKVLITEVRED, encoded by the coding sequence ATGACGAACCGTATCACGGTGTCGCTGGACGACGACGCACAGACGGCACTCGACAACCTCGTCGGACAGGCCGACAAGCCCCAGAGCGAACTCGTCAGGCAGGCACTCACCTTCTACGCCGCGAACTACGACGCGGCGACGGCGGATGCCGGTGAAAACCTCGAGGCGTATCATCAGATGCTATCGAGCGGCGAACACGTTCTGCTCGACGTGGATTTCCTTCACTGCTTTCTGGACTACGTCGAAAACGAAACGGGCGAACCGAACCCCGACTTCCTGGAACAGGCGGACAAGGTCTCCGAGTATCACGCCCGAGAGTACGAACATCGATTCGATACCCTCGGCGAACTCCTCGATTGGCTGTCGCTGTGCGGGTTTTTGACCGTTCGTGCGACGCGAGGGAACACCTACCACGTGGTGTTTCCGACCGAATCGGTGAAGTGGTTCATGATGCGATTCATCGAATTGAGTACGGCCAGACTGCCGTTCGAACTCGAGATCGAGGAAGGCGTTTCGAAGGTGCTCATCACGGAGGTTCGGGAGGATTGA
- a CDS encoding oligosaccharide flippase family protein: protein MADQSSDSSLKSVSRGASFFMAGKGLDNGLRFVLNWVLVRGLGGLLFSVYTLGLVVLTFAQVFTNLGTNQAIMKFIPKYDGNPLKRRRMLGLSYLTSLVAGVAVGVIIFVAAPWISQYADPEYQKQFVDVLRVFAFLLPLDTLISCFGSLFKSLEMPEYQVFIRNILTPLFRVIGVSIALLLGLALLETVVATVVAAVIVFCIAIWLVVTKADLKPKFGASRDELIEFYDFSLPLTASHTGQVLASKVDLLMVGFLAGAYISTPDAVGIYKIAVVLAGILLLPLSAFSQLFPPIASRLYNNGEMKDLETLYRRITRWTFTLGLFPAIGAVIYAHELLVLFSESFAQQGVMVLLLLVVAQLANASVGPSGYVLMMTDHHYLALVNQWVLGVCNVIMNYLFIKEFGLIGAALASATVIVAINVLRIYEVWYTEGLFPYSRRYIKPVFAGAVSAVVMFGTKTILTGYVSGIGSDAIVALVQGAIGGVVGLAAFAGMLYLLGIEQEDRDFFAENLPT, encoded by the coding sequence ATGGCTGACCAATCGTCGGACTCATCGCTCAAATCCGTTTCTCGCGGTGCGTCTTTTTTCATGGCCGGGAAGGGTCTCGACAACGGACTTCGATTCGTCCTGAATTGGGTGCTCGTCCGGGGACTCGGTGGCCTGTTGTTCAGTGTGTACACCCTTGGGTTGGTCGTATTGACGTTCGCACAGGTGTTCACCAATCTCGGGACGAATCAGGCCATCATGAAATTCATTCCCAAATACGATGGCAATCCGCTGAAACGCCGTCGGATGTTGGGTCTCTCCTATCTGACCTCGCTGGTTGCCGGTGTCGCCGTCGGCGTAATCATCTTTGTCGCCGCCCCGTGGATTTCGCAGTACGCTGACCCAGAGTATCAAAAACAGTTCGTGGATGTACTGCGTGTCTTCGCGTTTCTCCTCCCCCTCGACACGCTCATTAGCTGTTTCGGGAGTCTCTTCAAGAGTCTCGAAATGCCGGAGTATCAGGTGTTCATCCGGAACATCCTGACGCCGCTCTTTCGCGTCATCGGCGTCAGCATCGCGCTTCTCCTCGGATTGGCCCTTCTAGAGACGGTCGTCGCCACCGTCGTCGCTGCTGTCATCGTGTTCTGTATCGCTATCTGGTTGGTGGTTACGAAGGCCGACCTCAAACCGAAATTCGGCGCATCGCGCGACGAACTCATCGAGTTCTACGACTTCTCGCTGCCGCTCACCGCCAGCCATACCGGACAGGTGCTCGCGAGCAAAGTGGACCTGCTGATGGTCGGATTTCTCGCGGGGGCATATATTAGTACGCCGGACGCCGTCGGTATCTACAAAATCGCCGTCGTCCTCGCCGGAATACTGCTCCTCCCGCTGAGCGCGTTCAGTCAACTGTTTCCGCCCATCGCATCCCGGTTGTACAACAACGGGGAGATGAAGGACCTCGAAACGTTGTACCGTCGAATTACCCGATGGACGTTCACGCTGGGATTGTTTCCGGCAATCGGTGCCGTCATCTACGCGCACGAACTGCTCGTCCTGTTCAGCGAATCGTTCGCTCAGCAGGGGGTAATGGTTCTGCTGTTGTTGGTCGTCGCCCAACTGGCGAACGCGAGCGTCGGTCCGTCGGGCTACGTGCTGATGATGACCGATCATCACTATCTCGCACTCGTCAATCAGTGGGTACTCGGCGTCTGTAACGTCATCATGAACTATCTGTTCATCAAGGAGTTCGGGCTCATCGGCGCCGCGCTCGCGTCGGCGACGGTCATCGTCGCCATCAACGTCCTCCGGATTTACGAGGTCTGGTATACCGAAGGGCTCTTTCCCTACTCCCGACGGTACATCAAACCCGTGTTCGCCGGGGCAGTCTCGGCCGTCGTGATGTTCGGCACGAAAACGATACTCACGGGCTACGTTTCGGGGATCGGATCCGACGCGATCGTCGCGCTCGTGCAAGGTGCAATCGGTGGTGTCGTTGGACTCGCCGCGTTCGCCGGAATGCTGTACTTGCTCGGTATCGAGCAGGAAGACCGCGACTTCTTCGCGGAGAACCTCCCAACGTAA
- a CDS encoding sulfatase-like hydrolase/transferase, with amino-acid sequence MVPSKNPTDASRPRNVLVVCLDTVRADFFAEYAKRLQRLADVSFTQCRAASSWTVPSHASLFTGKLPSEHGVHTHNRRFDSIDREETFLTDLDGYTTFGVSANAFVSPTYGFDSWLDELSTIEPKHRYPEATSLNEVGQRTDATGGTKYIEYLKRAVKHDHPVLSLKNTAFGFLHETTKTGPIRKQVDDGASAVVRSAEQHIEDASVPFFGFCNLMDAHTPLHPCQWFDSSLQQVPNSWSSSQYDVWELMDESERHDEYWHLREQVYGATIEYMDRVLTDFAHRVLDSAPNTTIVVTADHGENHGREADDFLANHKSSLSEGLLHVPLLLINPPDGYESVEDEYVSHLDLGDLVLGLANGETPDVFRDRLPAELVGMSAGPEPPSNQEYWDRMIRCVYDGATKTVWDSLENRTEYELDRDRLSWQEKVETDEGTPTGESEFFDTTIGEAKTAAKDEKTDEAAVDSATESRLKELGYL; translated from the coding sequence ATGGTCCCCTCTAAGAATCCAACAGACGCTTCGAGGCCTCGAAACGTTCTCGTCGTCTGTCTCGATACGGTACGAGCGGATTTCTTTGCCGAATACGCGAAACGTCTCCAACGGCTTGCGGACGTGTCGTTCACGCAGTGTCGTGCGGCGAGTTCGTGGACCGTTCCGAGCCACGCGAGCTTGTTTACGGGGAAACTCCCCTCGGAACACGGGGTCCATACCCATAATCGGCGATTCGATAGCATCGACCGCGAGGAAACGTTTCTCACCGACCTCGACGGGTATACTACGTTCGGCGTGAGCGCGAACGCCTTCGTTAGTCCGACCTACGGGTTCGATTCGTGGCTGGACGAACTATCCACCATCGAACCGAAACATCGCTATCCGGAAGCGACCAGTCTTAACGAAGTCGGGCAACGAACCGACGCGACAGGTGGAACGAAGTACATCGAATATCTCAAACGAGCCGTGAAGCACGACCATCCGGTGTTGAGCCTGAAAAACACCGCCTTCGGCTTTCTTCACGAGACGACGAAAACAGGACCGATTCGGAAACAGGTCGATGACGGTGCATCGGCCGTGGTTCGATCTGCAGAGCAGCATATCGAGGATGCGTCGGTGCCGTTCTTCGGGTTTTGTAACCTCATGGACGCCCACACACCGCTACACCCCTGCCAATGGTTCGACTCCTCACTCCAGCAAGTGCCGAACTCGTGGAGTTCCAGTCAATACGACGTTTGGGAGCTGATGGACGAATCGGAACGCCACGACGAATACTGGCATCTCCGCGAGCAAGTGTACGGTGCAACCATCGAGTATATGGACCGCGTGCTCACGGATTTCGCTCATCGCGTTCTCGACTCGGCACCGAATACGACCATCGTCGTCACGGCCGACCACGGGGAAAACCACGGTCGCGAGGCCGACGACTTCCTCGCAAATCACAAAAGTAGTCTCTCAGAGGGACTACTTCACGTCCCGTTGTTGCTCATCAACCCACCGGATGGATACGAAAGCGTCGAGGACGAATACGTCTCTCATCTCGACCTCGGTGACCTCGTTCTCGGACTGGCGAACGGGGAGACACCGGACGTGTTCCGCGACCGACTGCCCGCCGAACTGGTCGGTATGAGTGCCGGACCGGAACCGCCGTCAAACCAGGAATATTGGGACCGCATGATTCGGTGTGTATACGACGGTGCGACGAAGACGGTCTGGGATTCGCTCGAAAACCGCACCGAATACGAACTCGACCGTGACCGACTATCCTGGCAGGAAAAAGTGGAAACGGACGAAGGAACTCCGACAGGCGAGTCCGAGTTCTTCGACACGACGATCGGGGAGGCAAAGACGGCAGCGAAGGACGAAAAGACCGACGAGGCGGCAGTCGATTCGGCAACCGAGTCGCGCCTCAAGGAACTGGGATATCTGTAA
- a CDS encoding heavy metal translocating P-type ATPase has translation MIDTHEEGHESVKRTVTEREDDFGGTRASVDHHGHESMFRRRFWICLALSVPVLYFSPFVQSTLGYTAVRFPGSTWVTPVFAVIVFAYGGVPFLGMARVEAKNREPAMMMLISLAITVAFVYSLAAFLFLPGTMSFFWELVTLIDIMLLGHWLEMRSVRQASGALDELAKLMPDTAERIADDGTTEAVPTTTLRDGDRILVRPGASIPADGVVEDGDSTADESMITGESRPVDKDAGDEVIAGTINSGDGSLRVRVAATGDETTLAGIMRLVEDAQGSRSRTQVLADRAAGWLFYVALAVATITAVAWILATGFDIAVVERVVTVLVIACPHALGLAVPLVVSINTSMAAGNGVLVRDRIAMEDARHLDTIMFDKTGTLTRGEQGVVGIETVDDWDDDRALALTASVEGDSEHVIARAIRQKADETGVELPEVTEFEAIKGRGVRATVEGSELLVGGPNLLESFDVTPPTAISEFARESGSKGHTVVYLVSDDEIVAAFALADVIREASERAIDALHAMDIEVAMLTGDSEPVARFVADELDIDTYFAEVLPEEKDETVMELQEQGKLVAMVGDGVNDAPALTRADVGIAIGSGTDVAIESADIVLVENDPLDVVKLVRLSRASYRKMQENLVWATGYNVFALPLAAGLLAPIGVLLSPAVGAVFMSASTVIVAVNAQRLRNTDLSV, from the coding sequence ATGATAGACACACACGAAGAGGGGCACGAGAGCGTGAAACGAACGGTGACGGAGCGCGAGGATGACTTCGGGGGGACTCGTGCCAGCGTGGACCACCACGGACACGAATCGATGTTTCGACGACGGTTTTGGATTTGTTTGGCTCTCTCGGTTCCGGTCCTCTATTTCAGCCCGTTCGTCCAGTCAACGCTCGGATATACCGCGGTTCGGTTTCCCGGTAGCACGTGGGTAACGCCGGTTTTCGCGGTCATCGTCTTTGCCTATGGTGGGGTTCCGTTTCTCGGTATGGCTCGCGTGGAGGCGAAAAATCGCGAACCAGCGATGATGATGCTCATTTCGCTCGCCATCACCGTCGCGTTCGTCTACAGCCTCGCGGCGTTTCTCTTCCTTCCCGGGACGATGAGTTTCTTCTGGGAACTGGTGACGCTCATCGACATCATGCTTCTCGGTCACTGGCTGGAGATGCGAAGTGTCCGACAAGCCTCCGGTGCGTTGGACGAACTGGCGAAACTGATGCCCGATACCGCCGAACGAATCGCCGACGATGGGACGACCGAGGCGGTTCCGACCACCACCCTCCGCGACGGTGACCGAATACTCGTCCGACCCGGTGCGAGCATTCCGGCGGATGGCGTCGTCGAAGACGGCGATTCGACCGCCGACGAGTCGATGATTACCGGAGAATCACGTCCCGTTGATAAGGACGCTGGCGACGAGGTCATCGCCGGTACCATCAACTCCGGCGATGGAAGCCTGCGCGTTCGCGTGGCCGCGACTGGTGACGAGACGACATTGGCCGGGATCATGCGCCTGGTCGAGGATGCACAAGGGAGTCGGTCCCGAACGCAGGTACTTGCCGACAGAGCCGCGGGATGGCTGTTCTACGTCGCGCTCGCCGTTGCCACGATCACCGCGGTCGCATGGATTCTCGCAACCGGTTTCGACATCGCGGTCGTCGAGCGAGTCGTCACCGTTCTCGTCATCGCCTGTCCACACGCGCTCGGCTTGGCCGTTCCGCTGGTCGTCTCCATCAACACCTCGATGGCGGCGGGAAACGGCGTCCTCGTCCGCGACCGAATCGCGATGGAGGATGCAAGACACCTCGATACCATCATGTTCGACAAGACAGGGACGCTCACGCGCGGCGAACAGGGTGTCGTGGGCATCGAAACCGTAGACGACTGGGACGACGACCGCGCACTCGCTCTCACAGCTAGCGTCGAGGGCGACTCGGAACACGTCATCGCGCGGGCGATTCGACAAAAAGCGGACGAAACCGGCGTCGAACTGCCCGAAGTCACCGAGTTCGAAGCCATCAAGGGTCGCGGCGTTCGAGCGACGGTCGAGGGTAGTGAACTGCTCGTCGGTGGACCGAACCTGCTGGAATCGTTCGATGTGACCCCTCCGACTGCCATCTCGGAATTCGCCCGGGAATCCGGCTCGAAGGGTCACACGGTCGTGTACCTCGTTTCCGACGACGAAATCGTCGCCGCGTTCGCACTGGCCGACGTCATCCGCGAGGCGAGCGAGCGGGCGATCGACGCCCTTCACGCGATGGACATCGAAGTTGCCATGCTGACCGGCGATAGCGAGCCAGTCGCTCGATTCGTCGCTGACGAACTCGACATCGACACCTACTTCGCCGAAGTACTTCCCGAGGAGAAAGACGAGACGGTCATGGAGCTTCAGGAGCAGGGCAAACTGGTTGCCATGGTCGGCGATGGCGTCAACGACGCTCCTGCGTTGACGCGCGCCGATGTCGGAATCGCTATCGGAAGCGGTACCGACGTCGCGATCGAGTCGGCGGATATCGTGCTCGTGGAAAACGACCCCCTCGACGTGGTAAAACTCGTCCGACTGAGCCGTGCGAGCTATCGCAAGATGCAGGAAAACCTCGTCTGGGCGACCGGCTACAACGTGTTCGCGCTTCCACTGGCGGCCGGTCTCCTCGCACCCATCGGCGTCCTGCTCTCACCGGCGGTCGGAGCGGTTTTTATGTCGGCGAGTACGGTTATCGTGGCGGTCAATGCCCAACGGCTTCGGAACACCGACCTCTCTGTGTGA
- a CDS encoding MFS transporter → MSSSPRSLTVRLQNAVRGLRGDGRGWILIAVALGWAFTLGLRFLVPALLPQIKTTFEVTNATAGLAITTLWVGYALMQFPAGILIDRIGERTLLTTSLCLSGVSLCLIGLSPVFVVFFAGSTAFGLGSGLYGPSRGTVLSRTYTRNAGAAFGVTLAVGSIGSAVLPNVATTIVGEVGWRYILAGLSIPFFVVAALAWRVVPERSGTTAGGYAESTDGGSLDSEPADTTLFDRRMLRDIVRTLSDRSIFLAVVAMALLLFVFQGLTAFLPTYLQTKGMSQQTAALLFGVMFIAGAVSQVVAGGAADRIGVKPVLLAVTAIGVVTPVALTLASGTAVLAVVVSILGTRMAIAPVNNAYVVRALPEHIEGSAWGFLRTGFFLVGSTGSTFVGYFADANRFDFAFLVLAGLSAVALGLYTMLPDPE, encoded by the coding sequence ATGTCGTCCAGTCCTCGTTCGCTCACTGTTCGTCTCCAAAACGCGGTTCGTGGGCTTCGCGGCGACGGCCGCGGCTGGATTCTCATCGCTGTGGCGCTTGGCTGGGCGTTCACCCTCGGCCTGCGATTTCTCGTTCCAGCGCTACTGCCCCAAATAAAAACGACGTTCGAGGTCACCAACGCCACCGCTGGACTCGCCATTACGACCCTCTGGGTTGGATACGCCCTGATGCAGTTTCCGGCCGGTATTCTTATCGACCGGATCGGCGAGCGAACGCTCCTAACGACGAGCCTCTGTCTATCAGGGGTGAGCCTGTGTCTGATCGGACTCTCACCGGTGTTCGTCGTTTTCTTCGCTGGAAGTACGGCGTTCGGGCTCGGGTCCGGACTGTACGGCCCGAGTCGGGGAACTGTTCTCTCGCGCACCTATACGCGAAACGCCGGCGCGGCGTTCGGCGTCACGCTCGCCGTCGGGAGCATCGGTTCCGCAGTCCTTCCGAACGTGGCGACTACGATCGTCGGGGAGGTCGGATGGCGATACATCCTTGCCGGACTCTCGATTCCGTTTTTCGTCGTCGCAGCGTTGGCGTGGCGGGTCGTTCCCGAACGCTCGGGAACGACCGCTGGCGGATACGCCGAATCGACGGATGGTGGAAGCCTCGATTCCGAACCCGCCGACACGACACTCTTCGACCGTCGCATGCTCCGCGACATCGTACGAACGCTCTCCGACCGCTCGATTTTCCTCGCGGTCGTCGCTATGGCGCTCCTCCTGTTTGTCTTTCAGGGGTTGACGGCGTTTCTGCCGACGTATCTCCAAACCAAGGGAATGAGCCAGCAAACCGCTGCCCTGTTGTTCGGCGTCATGTTCATCGCGGGTGCGGTTTCACAGGTCGTCGCGGGCGGTGCCGCGGACCGAATCGGTGTCAAACCCGTCCTTCTCGCCGTCACTGCGATCGGTGTCGTAACGCCAGTGGCCCTCACGCTCGCGTCGGGAACGGCAGTTCTCGCGGTCGTCGTCTCCATCCTCGGCACTCGGATGGCGATTGCACCCGTGAATAACGCATACGTCGTTCGGGCGCTCCCCGAACATATCGAGGGCTCCGCGTGGGGATTCCTCCGAACCGGGTTTTTTCTGGTCGGTTCGACCGGTTCGACGTTCGTCGGCTATTTCGCCGACGCGAACCGGTTTGACTTCGCGTTTCTCGTGTTAGCGGGGTTGTCGGCTGTCGCGCTGGGATTGTACACGATGTTGCCCGACCCGGAATAG
- the trpS gene encoding tryptophan--tRNA ligase, which yields MPEIDPWGDVEITDYEATMAQFGIEPVAELADRLPDNRLVRRGIVFGHRDLDTVLDARDESDPFAMMTGIMPSGVFHFGHLGVVEQVLMFQEMGAQVTLCAADIESYTTRDVSLEDARELVIEEYLLNYVALGLNLDATDFYFQSQAGNDHHVRSKLFARHVTQNEFEATYGNADPGKMASALTQYADILRPQSTEHGGPKPTVVPVGIDQDPHVRLTRDVASRYRDTSYRKPASTYHRFMRGLQGGKMSSSDPKSYIALTDSIPDAKRKIDEAKTGGRVSIEEHREKGADVEEDMVFELLAYHLVEDDDELNRIRTEYESGAMLSGELKAIAKERLETFLREHHRKREEARPKVEQYVADNLPGAVH from the coding sequence ATGCCTGAAATCGATCCGTGGGGCGACGTCGAAATTACAGACTACGAGGCGACGATGGCGCAGTTCGGTATCGAACCGGTTGCGGAGCTTGCGGACCGGTTGCCCGATAACCGCCTCGTTCGACGAGGCATCGTTTTCGGGCACCGGGACCTCGACACCGTGCTTGATGCCCGCGACGAAAGCGATCCGTTCGCCATGATGACCGGCATCATGCCCTCGGGTGTCTTCCACTTCGGCCACCTCGGCGTGGTCGAGCAGGTGCTCATGTTCCAGGAGATGGGCGCACAAGTCACCCTTTGCGCGGCGGACATCGAATCCTACACCACGCGGGACGTGTCGCTCGAAGACGCTCGCGAACTCGTGATAGAGGAGTATCTGCTGAACTACGTCGCGCTAGGACTGAACCTCGACGCGACGGACTTCTACTTCCAGTCGCAAGCGGGTAACGACCATCACGTCCGGAGCAAGCTGTTCGCTCGGCACGTCACACAAAACGAGTTCGAAGCGACGTACGGCAATGCCGATCCCGGAAAGATGGCGTCGGCGCTGACCCAATACGCCGACATCCTTCGTCCGCAATCGACCGAACACGGCGGCCCAAAACCGACCGTCGTTCCGGTCGGAATTGACCAAGACCCGCACGTCAGGCTGACGCGAGACGTTGCGTCTCGATATCGAGATACATCGTATCGAAAGCCTGCGAGTACGTACCACCGGTTCATGCGGGGATTGCAGGGTGGGAAGATGAGTTCGTCCGACCCGAAAAGCTACATCGCCCTCACCGATTCGATTCCGGACGCGAAACGAAAAATCGACGAGGCGAAAACCGGCGGCCGGGTCAGTATCGAGGAACACCGCGAAAAGGGCGCCGACGTCGAGGAAGACATGGTGTTCGAACTGCTCGCGTACCATCTCGTCGAGGACGACGACGAACTGAACCGGATTCGCACCGAGTACGAATCCGGGGCGATGCTTTCGGGCGAACTGAAAGCGATTGCCAAGGAACGGCTCGAAACGTTCCTCCGGGAACATCATCGGAAACGCGAGGAGGCTCGGCCGAAAGTCGAGCAGTACGTCGCGGACAACCTCCCCGGGGCAGTTCACTGA
- a CDS encoding creatininase family protein → MYLADKTWPELGDYVAEESVAVVPLGSTEQHGPHLPLATDHLIAEALAREAADRTGYLCTPTINVGVSPHHKQFHGTMWVDARAFREYVESFTRNLTYHGIDRVVYVNAHGGNMQHLREVGRRLREDEVAFAVEWMWDESIPDLVSDLFEYNGPHGGPKETAMIMHIAGELVRTDQLANARDGGLADLRDGNFTIHGARNYYDAIDNTENGVLGDQTDATPEKGEKIFEAATEQLVSLLEWLDGARFSDLMAKPHVEPQPGSRCEYAP, encoded by the coding sequence ATGTACCTCGCCGACAAGACGTGGCCGGAACTGGGCGACTACGTCGCCGAAGAATCCGTCGCAGTCGTGCCGCTGGGTTCGACCGAACAGCACGGTCCGCATCTGCCGCTCGCGACCGATCACCTCATCGCGGAAGCGCTAGCACGGGAGGCCGCGGACCGAACGGGCTACCTCTGCACGCCGACGATAAACGTCGGCGTCAGTCCCCATCACAAGCAGTTCCACGGAACGATGTGGGTCGATGCACGGGCGTTCCGAGAGTACGTTGAAAGCTTCACACGGAACCTCACATATCACGGTATCGACCGCGTCGTGTACGTCAACGCCCATGGCGGCAACATGCAGCACCTCCGTGAGGTCGGTCGGCGACTTCGCGAGGACGAAGTCGCCTTCGCCGTCGAATGGATGTGGGATGAGTCGATTCCCGACCTCGTGAGTGATCTGTTTGAATACAACGGCCCCCACGGTGGGCCAAAGGAGACGGCGATGATCATGCACATCGCGGGCGAGTTGGTCCGAACGGATCAACTCGCGAACGCGCGGGACGGTGGTTTGGCCGACCTCCGTGACGGAAACTTTACGATTCACGGTGCACGCAACTACTACGACGCGATCGACAACACGGAAAACGGGGTGCTCGGCGACCAGACCGACGCGACACCCGAGAAAGGTGAAAAAATCTTCGAGGCGGCGACGGAACAACTCGTCTCCCTCCTCGAGTGGTTGGACGGTGCGCGATTTTCGGATTTGATGGCGAAACCGCACGTCGAACCGCAACCCGGCAGTCGGTGCGAGTATGCGCCGTGA